In a genomic window of Chaetodon trifascialis isolate fChaTrf1 chromosome 8, fChaTrf1.hap1, whole genome shotgun sequence:
- the csde1 gene encoding cold shock domain-containing protein E1 isoform X11 — MERGSSEPPVARSTGSAPSTSTGPTTIPRSSSISCHPHPGSKKHKRTPLYQRSMSFDPGMLHNNGHTAYANGTGPGIRETGVVEKLLTSYGFIQCSERQARLFFHCSQYNGNLQELKIGDDVEFEVSSDRRTGKPIAVKLLKIKPEVLPEERISGQVVSAIPVHLDGKSAPGQVPTGSVCYERNGEVFYLTYTPDDVEGNIHLDTGDKVSFYMETNKHTGAVSARNIQLVKKKQMRCQGVVCATKEAFGFIERADVVKEIFFHYSEFKGDLEALQAGDDVDFTIKDRNGKEVATDVRLLPQGTVIFEDISIEQFEGTVVKVIPKVPTKNQNDPLPGRISARIGFTDKELPFGEKDTKSKVTLLEGDHIQFNISTDRRDKLERATNIDILPDTFNFTKETREMGVIAAIRDGFGFIKCVDRDARMFFHFSEVLEESQLHISDEVEFTVVPDMLSAQRNHAVRIKKLPKGTVSFHTQSEQRFVGVVEKEVVATTNKNASPTKSKEKEAEEGVIAYEDCGVKLTVAYHTKDLEGGGHPQVGDKVEFSINEVKRTGQQSAVSIRVLNRNASNAKRLHGFVATLKDNFGFIETANHDQEIFFHYSEMCGDLENLELGDTVEYTLSKGKGNKVSAEKVTKVAAVNGIGEDVGATVMMGKVIRPLRSVDPSQTEYQGLIEVTEEGGTKGQNYPFGIMGMANKADCLQKGELVKFQVCTVGQTGQKMACNVVPQRRAMVECVKDQFGFITYEVGESKKLFFHVKEVQDGLELQTGDEVEFSVVLNQRTGKCSACNVRRVSEGPKPVVTPRPDRLVNRLKSITLDDASAPRLVIVRQPRGPDNSKGFNVERKTRQPGVID, encoded by the exons ATGGAAAGAGGCTCTTCTGAACCTCCAGTGGCTCGCAGCACTGGCTCTGCCCCATCCACCTCTACTGGTCCCACGACTATTCCACGCTCCTCTTCCATCTCTTGTCATCCTCATCCAGGAAGTAAAAAACACAAGCGGACTCCCTTGTATCAGAGATCT ATGAGTTTTGACCCAGGCATGCTCCATAATAATGGGCACACTGCATATGCCAATGGAACAGGGCCTGGCATTAGAGAGACTGGTGTGGTGGAGAAGCTCCTGACTTCTTATGGATTCATCCAGTGCTCTGAACGTCAGGCTCGTCTCTTCTTCCACTGTTCCCAGTACAACGGCAACCTGCAGGAGCTTAAAATAGGAG ATGATGTAGAGTTTGAGGTATCCTCTGACAGGCGCACTGGCAAGCCCATAGCAGTGAAGCTGCTAAAGATAAAGCCAGAGGTGCTGCCAGAGGAGCGCATCTCGGGCCAG GTTGTCTCAGCAATCCCAGTGCACTTGGATGGAAAGTCTGCTCCCGGCCAGGTGCCCACTGGCAGTGTCTGTTATGAAAGAAACGGG GAGGTGTTCTACCTTACCTACACTCCTGATGATGTGGAGGGTAATATCCACCTGGACACAGGCGACAAAGTCAGCTTTTACATGGAGACCAACAAGCA CACTGGTGCAGTCAGTGCTCGTAATATTCAACTTGTGAAGAAAAAGCAAATGAGGTGCCAGGGTGTGGTGTGTGCTACAAAG GAGGCTTTTGGATTCATTGAGAGGGCCGATGTGGTGAAAGAGATCTTCTTTCACTACAGTGAGTTCAAGGGTGATCTGGAGGCTCTGCAGGCTGGAGATGACGTTGATTTCACcatcaaagacagaaat GGTAAAGAAGTAGCCACAGACGTGAGGCTGCTCCCCCAAGGAACAGTCATCTTTGAGGATATCAGCATTGAGCAGTTTGAAGGCACTGTCGTCAAGGTCATTCCCAAGGTTCCCACCAAAAACCAG AATGACCCGCTACCAGGCCGTATCAGTGCCCGCATTGGTTTCACTGACAAGGAGCTGCCATTTGGCGAGAAGGACACAAAGTCCAAGGTGACCCTGTTGGAGGGAGATCACATACAGTTCAACATCTCCACTGACCGCAGAGACAAGCTGGAGAGGGCTACCAACATCGACATCCTCCCAGATACCTTTAACTTCACCAAGGAGACCCGTGAAATG GGGGTGATTGCAGCTATACGCGATGGTTTTGGCTTCATTAAGTGTGTGGATAGGGATGCCAGGATGTTCTTTCACTTCAGTGAAGTTCTAGAGGAGAGCCAACTGCACATCTCTGATGAAGTGGAATTCACTGTTGTGCCT GATATGCTGTCAGCTCAGAGGAACCATGCAGTGCGCATCAAGAAGTTGCCTAAAGGCACAGTGTCCTTCCATACCCAGTCTGAGCAGCGCTTTGTGGGTGTGGTAGAGAAAGAAGTTGTGGCAACCACCAACAAGAATGCCAGTCCCACCAAGAGCAAGGAGAAG GAAGCTGAGGAAGGAGTTATTGCATATGAAGACTGTGGAGTGAAGCTCACTGTGGCATATCATACTAAGGACCTGGAGGGAGGAGGTCACCCACAAGTTGGAGATAAG GTGGAGTTCTCCATCAATGAAGTGAAGCGAACTGGCCAGCAGAGTGCAGTCTCCATCAGGGTCCTCAACCGCAATGCCTCCAACGCCAAGAGACTGCATGGATTTGTTGCCACACTGAAGGACAACTTTGGCTTCATTGAGACAGCAAACCATGACCAGGAGATTTTCTTCCACTACAG TGAAATGTGTGGAGACTTGGAGAACTTGGAGCTGGGCGACACGGTGGAGTACACTCTCTCtaagggaaaaggaaacaaagtcAGCGCTGAAAAGGTTACCAAAGTGGCTGCAG TGAATGGCATCGGAGAGGATGTTGGTGCAACAGTGATGATGGGAAAAGTCATCCGTCCCTTACGCAGTGTGGACCCCTCCCAGACAGAATACCAAGGGCTTATTGAAGTCACAGAGGAAG GTGGAACTAAAGGGCAGAATTATCCCTTTGGAATCATGGGTATGGCAAACAAGGCAGACTGTCTGCAGAAAGGTGAACTTGTGAAGTTCCAGGTTTGCACAGTTGGCCAAACTGGACAGAAGATGGCCTGTAATGTGGTCCCTCAGCGCAGAGCCATGGTGGAGTGTGTCAAAGACCAG TTTGGCTTCATCACATATGAAGTTGGTGAGAGCAAGAAGCTGTTCTTTCATGTAAAAGAAGTACAAGATGGCCTTGAGCTCCAGACTGGGGATGAGGTGGAGTTCTCAGTTGTCCTCAATCAACGCACAGGAAAATGTAGTGCCTGCAACGTACGCAGAGTCAG TGAGGGGCCTAAACCAGTGGTGACTCCGCGTCCTGATCGTCTGGTGAACCGACTGAAGAGCATCACTCTTGACGACGCCAGTGCTCCTCGCCTGGTCATAGTAAGACAGCCCCGTGGTCCCGACAATTCAAAG GGCTTCAACGTGGAGCGCAAGACCCGCCAGCCTGGTGTCATCGACTGA
- the csde1 gene encoding cold shock domain-containing protein E1 isoform X7: protein MERGSSEPPVARSTGSAPSTSTGPTTIPRSSSISCHPHPGSKKHKRTPLYQRSMSFDPGMLHNNGHTAYANGTGPGIRETGVVEKLLTSYGFIQCSERQARLFFHCSQYNGNLQELKIGDDVEFEVSSDRRTGKPIAVKLLKIKPEVLPEERISGQVVSAIPVHLDGKSAPGQVPTGSVCYERNGEVFYLTYTPDDVEGNIHLDTGDKVSFYMETNKHTGAVSARNIQLVKKKQMRCQGVVCATKEAFGFIERADVVKEIFFHYSEFKGDLEALQAGDDVDFTIKDRNGKEVATDVRLLPQGTVIFEDISIEQFEGTVVKVIPKVPTKNQNDPLPGRISARIGFTDKELPFGEKDTKSKVTLLEGDHIQFNISTDRRDKLERATNIDILPDTFNFTKETREMGVIAAIRDGFGFIKCVDRDARMFFHFSEVLEESQLHISDEVEFTVVPVGPVCKLFTKDMLSAQRNHAVRIKKLPKGTVSFHTQSEQRFVGVVEKEVVATTNKNASPTKSKEKGKVVEKEAEEGVIAYEDCGVKLTVAYHTKDLEGGGHPQVGDKVEFSINEVKRTGQQSAVSIRVLNRNASNAKRLHGFVATLKDNFGFIETANHDQEIFFHYSEMCGDLENLELGDTVEYTLSKGKGNKVSAEKVTKVAAVNGIGEDVGATVMMGKVIRPLRSVDPSQTEYQGLIEVTEEGGTKGQNYPFGIMGMANKADCLQKGELVKFQVCTVGQTGQKMACNVVPQRRAMVECVKDQFGFITYEVGESKKLFFHVKEVQDGLELQTGDEVEFSVVLNQRTGKCSACNVRRVSEGPKPVVTPRPDRLVNRLKSITLDDASAPRLVIVRQPRGPDNSKGFNVERKTRQPGVID from the exons ATGGAAAGAGGCTCTTCTGAACCTCCAGTGGCTCGCAGCACTGGCTCTGCCCCATCCACCTCTACTGGTCCCACGACTATTCCACGCTCCTCTTCCATCTCTTGTCATCCTCATCCAGGAAGTAAAAAACACAAGCGGACTCCCTTGTATCAGAGATCT ATGAGTTTTGACCCAGGCATGCTCCATAATAATGGGCACACTGCATATGCCAATGGAACAGGGCCTGGCATTAGAGAGACTGGTGTGGTGGAGAAGCTCCTGACTTCTTATGGATTCATCCAGTGCTCTGAACGTCAGGCTCGTCTCTTCTTCCACTGTTCCCAGTACAACGGCAACCTGCAGGAGCTTAAAATAGGAG ATGATGTAGAGTTTGAGGTATCCTCTGACAGGCGCACTGGCAAGCCCATAGCAGTGAAGCTGCTAAAGATAAAGCCAGAGGTGCTGCCAGAGGAGCGCATCTCGGGCCAG GTTGTCTCAGCAATCCCAGTGCACTTGGATGGAAAGTCTGCTCCCGGCCAGGTGCCCACTGGCAGTGTCTGTTATGAAAGAAACGGG GAGGTGTTCTACCTTACCTACACTCCTGATGATGTGGAGGGTAATATCCACCTGGACACAGGCGACAAAGTCAGCTTTTACATGGAGACCAACAAGCA CACTGGTGCAGTCAGTGCTCGTAATATTCAACTTGTGAAGAAAAAGCAAATGAGGTGCCAGGGTGTGGTGTGTGCTACAAAG GAGGCTTTTGGATTCATTGAGAGGGCCGATGTGGTGAAAGAGATCTTCTTTCACTACAGTGAGTTCAAGGGTGATCTGGAGGCTCTGCAGGCTGGAGATGACGTTGATTTCACcatcaaagacagaaat GGTAAAGAAGTAGCCACAGACGTGAGGCTGCTCCCCCAAGGAACAGTCATCTTTGAGGATATCAGCATTGAGCAGTTTGAAGGCACTGTCGTCAAGGTCATTCCCAAGGTTCCCACCAAAAACCAG AATGACCCGCTACCAGGCCGTATCAGTGCCCGCATTGGTTTCACTGACAAGGAGCTGCCATTTGGCGAGAAGGACACAAAGTCCAAGGTGACCCTGTTGGAGGGAGATCACATACAGTTCAACATCTCCACTGACCGCAGAGACAAGCTGGAGAGGGCTACCAACATCGACATCCTCCCAGATACCTTTAACTTCACCAAGGAGACCCGTGAAATG GGGGTGATTGCAGCTATACGCGATGGTTTTGGCTTCATTAAGTGTGTGGATAGGGATGCCAGGATGTTCTTTCACTTCAGTGAAGTTCTAGAGGAGAGCCAACTGCACATCTCTGATGAAGTGGAATTCACTGTTGTGCCTGTAGGTCCTGTTTGTAAGCTTTTCACTAAA GATATGCTGTCAGCTCAGAGGAACCATGCAGTGCGCATCAAGAAGTTGCCTAAAGGCACAGTGTCCTTCCATACCCAGTCTGAGCAGCGCTTTGTGGGTGTGGTAGAGAAAGAAGTTGTGGCAACCACCAACAAGAATGCCAGTCCCACCAAGAGCAAGGAGAAG GGTAAAGTTGTAGAAAAG GAAGCTGAGGAAGGAGTTATTGCATATGAAGACTGTGGAGTGAAGCTCACTGTGGCATATCATACTAAGGACCTGGAGGGAGGAGGTCACCCACAAGTTGGAGATAAG GTGGAGTTCTCCATCAATGAAGTGAAGCGAACTGGCCAGCAGAGTGCAGTCTCCATCAGGGTCCTCAACCGCAATGCCTCCAACGCCAAGAGACTGCATGGATTTGTTGCCACACTGAAGGACAACTTTGGCTTCATTGAGACAGCAAACCATGACCAGGAGATTTTCTTCCACTACAG TGAAATGTGTGGAGACTTGGAGAACTTGGAGCTGGGCGACACGGTGGAGTACACTCTCTCtaagggaaaaggaaacaaagtcAGCGCTGAAAAGGTTACCAAAGTGGCTGCAG TGAATGGCATCGGAGAGGATGTTGGTGCAACAGTGATGATGGGAAAAGTCATCCGTCCCTTACGCAGTGTGGACCCCTCCCAGACAGAATACCAAGGGCTTATTGAAGTCACAGAGGAAG GTGGAACTAAAGGGCAGAATTATCCCTTTGGAATCATGGGTATGGCAAACAAGGCAGACTGTCTGCAGAAAGGTGAACTTGTGAAGTTCCAGGTTTGCACAGTTGGCCAAACTGGACAGAAGATGGCCTGTAATGTGGTCCCTCAGCGCAGAGCCATGGTGGAGTGTGTCAAAGACCAG TTTGGCTTCATCACATATGAAGTTGGTGAGAGCAAGAAGCTGTTCTTTCATGTAAAAGAAGTACAAGATGGCCTTGAGCTCCAGACTGGGGATGAGGTGGAGTTCTCAGTTGTCCTCAATCAACGCACAGGAAAATGTAGTGCCTGCAACGTACGCAGAGTCAG TGAGGGGCCTAAACCAGTGGTGACTCCGCGTCCTGATCGTCTGGTGAACCGACTGAAGAGCATCACTCTTGACGACGCCAGTGCTCCTCGCCTGGTCATAGTAAGACAGCCCCGTGGTCCCGACAATTCAAAG GGCTTCAACGTGGAGCGCAAGACCCGCCAGCCTGGTGTCATCGACTGA
- the csde1 gene encoding cold shock domain-containing protein E1 isoform X10: protein MGSPWKGFVEFTLPASPPTAFVSADLSSTSPVGLSLSPYGRSMSFDPGMLHNNGHTAYANGTGPGIRETGVVEKLLTSYGFIQCSERQARLFFHCSQYNGNLQELKIGDDVEFEVSSDRRTGKPIAVKLLKIKPEVLPEERISGQVVSAIPVHLDGKSAPGQVPTGSVCYERNGEVFYLTYTPDDVEGNIHLDTGDKVSFYMETNKHTGAVSARNIQLVKKKQMRCQGVVCATKEAFGFIERADVVKEIFFHYSEFKGDLEALQAGDDVDFTIKDRNGKEVATDVRLLPQGTVIFEDISIEQFEGTVVKVIPKVPTKNQNDPLPGRISARIGFTDKELPFGEKDTKSKVTLLEGDHIQFNISTDRRDKLERATNIDILPDTFNFTKETREMGVIAAIRDGFGFIKCVDRDARMFFHFSEVLEESQLHISDEVEFTVVPVGPVCKLFTKDMLSAQRNHAVRIKKLPKGTVSFHTQSEQRFVGVVEKEVVATTNKNASPTKSKEKGKVVEKEAEEGVIAYEDCGVKLTVAYHTKDLEGGGHPQVGDKVEFSINEVKRTGQQSAVSIRVLNRNASNAKRLHGFVATLKDNFGFIETANHDQEIFFHYSEMCGDLENLELGDTVEYTLSKGKGNKVSAEKVTKVAAVNGIGEDVGATVMMGKVIRPLRSVDPSQTEYQGLIEVTEEGGTKGQNYPFGIMGMANKADCLQKGELVKFQVCTVGQTGQKMACNVVPQRRAMVECVKDQFGFITYEVGESKKLFFHVKEVQDGLELQTGDEVEFSVVLNQRTGKCSACNVRRVSEGPKPVVTPRPDRLVNRLKSITLDDASAPRLVIVRQPRGPDNSKGFNVERKTRQPGVID from the exons ATGAGTTTTGACCCAGGCATGCTCCATAATAATGGGCACACTGCATATGCCAATGGAACAGGGCCTGGCATTAGAGAGACTGGTGTGGTGGAGAAGCTCCTGACTTCTTATGGATTCATCCAGTGCTCTGAACGTCAGGCTCGTCTCTTCTTCCACTGTTCCCAGTACAACGGCAACCTGCAGGAGCTTAAAATAGGAG ATGATGTAGAGTTTGAGGTATCCTCTGACAGGCGCACTGGCAAGCCCATAGCAGTGAAGCTGCTAAAGATAAAGCCAGAGGTGCTGCCAGAGGAGCGCATCTCGGGCCAG GTTGTCTCAGCAATCCCAGTGCACTTGGATGGAAAGTCTGCTCCCGGCCAGGTGCCCACTGGCAGTGTCTGTTATGAAAGAAACGGG GAGGTGTTCTACCTTACCTACACTCCTGATGATGTGGAGGGTAATATCCACCTGGACACAGGCGACAAAGTCAGCTTTTACATGGAGACCAACAAGCA CACTGGTGCAGTCAGTGCTCGTAATATTCAACTTGTGAAGAAAAAGCAAATGAGGTGCCAGGGTGTGGTGTGTGCTACAAAG GAGGCTTTTGGATTCATTGAGAGGGCCGATGTGGTGAAAGAGATCTTCTTTCACTACAGTGAGTTCAAGGGTGATCTGGAGGCTCTGCAGGCTGGAGATGACGTTGATTTCACcatcaaagacagaaat GGTAAAGAAGTAGCCACAGACGTGAGGCTGCTCCCCCAAGGAACAGTCATCTTTGAGGATATCAGCATTGAGCAGTTTGAAGGCACTGTCGTCAAGGTCATTCCCAAGGTTCCCACCAAAAACCAG AATGACCCGCTACCAGGCCGTATCAGTGCCCGCATTGGTTTCACTGACAAGGAGCTGCCATTTGGCGAGAAGGACACAAAGTCCAAGGTGACCCTGTTGGAGGGAGATCACATACAGTTCAACATCTCCACTGACCGCAGAGACAAGCTGGAGAGGGCTACCAACATCGACATCCTCCCAGATACCTTTAACTTCACCAAGGAGACCCGTGAAATG GGGGTGATTGCAGCTATACGCGATGGTTTTGGCTTCATTAAGTGTGTGGATAGGGATGCCAGGATGTTCTTTCACTTCAGTGAAGTTCTAGAGGAGAGCCAACTGCACATCTCTGATGAAGTGGAATTCACTGTTGTGCCTGTAGGTCCTGTTTGTAAGCTTTTCACTAAA GATATGCTGTCAGCTCAGAGGAACCATGCAGTGCGCATCAAGAAGTTGCCTAAAGGCACAGTGTCCTTCCATACCCAGTCTGAGCAGCGCTTTGTGGGTGTGGTAGAGAAAGAAGTTGTGGCAACCACCAACAAGAATGCCAGTCCCACCAAGAGCAAGGAGAAG GGTAAAGTTGTAGAAAAG GAAGCTGAGGAAGGAGTTATTGCATATGAAGACTGTGGAGTGAAGCTCACTGTGGCATATCATACTAAGGACCTGGAGGGAGGAGGTCACCCACAAGTTGGAGATAAG GTGGAGTTCTCCATCAATGAAGTGAAGCGAACTGGCCAGCAGAGTGCAGTCTCCATCAGGGTCCTCAACCGCAATGCCTCCAACGCCAAGAGACTGCATGGATTTGTTGCCACACTGAAGGACAACTTTGGCTTCATTGAGACAGCAAACCATGACCAGGAGATTTTCTTCCACTACAG TGAAATGTGTGGAGACTTGGAGAACTTGGAGCTGGGCGACACGGTGGAGTACACTCTCTCtaagggaaaaggaaacaaagtcAGCGCTGAAAAGGTTACCAAAGTGGCTGCAG TGAATGGCATCGGAGAGGATGTTGGTGCAACAGTGATGATGGGAAAAGTCATCCGTCCCTTACGCAGTGTGGACCCCTCCCAGACAGAATACCAAGGGCTTATTGAAGTCACAGAGGAAG GTGGAACTAAAGGGCAGAATTATCCCTTTGGAATCATGGGTATGGCAAACAAGGCAGACTGTCTGCAGAAAGGTGAACTTGTGAAGTTCCAGGTTTGCACAGTTGGCCAAACTGGACAGAAGATGGCCTGTAATGTGGTCCCTCAGCGCAGAGCCATGGTGGAGTGTGTCAAAGACCAG TTTGGCTTCATCACATATGAAGTTGGTGAGAGCAAGAAGCTGTTCTTTCATGTAAAAGAAGTACAAGATGGCCTTGAGCTCCAGACTGGGGATGAGGTGGAGTTCTCAGTTGTCCTCAATCAACGCACAGGAAAATGTAGTGCCTGCAACGTACGCAGAGTCAG TGAGGGGCCTAAACCAGTGGTGACTCCGCGTCCTGATCGTCTGGTGAACCGACTGAAGAGCATCACTCTTGACGACGCCAGTGCTCCTCGCCTGGTCATAGTAAGACAGCCCCGTGGTCCCGACAATTCAAAG GGCTTCAACGTGGAGCGCAAGACCCGCCAGCCTGGTGTCATCGACTGA
- the csde1 gene encoding cold shock domain-containing protein E1 isoform X17 has product MSFDPGMLHNNGHTAYANGTGPGIRETGVVEKLLTSYGFIQCSERQARLFFHCSQYNGNLQELKIGDDVEFEVSSDRRTGKPIAVKLLKIKPEVLPEERISGQVGPDLHAYPFTVLHGYIHPVVSAIPVHLDGKSAPGQVPTGSVCYERNGEVFYLTYTPDDVEGNIHLDTGDKVSFYMETNKHTGAVSARNIQLVKKKQMRCQGVVCATKEAFGFIERADVVKEIFFHYSEFKGDLEALQAGDDVDFTIKDRNGKEVATDVRLLPQGTVIFEDISIEQFEGTVVKVIPKVPTKNQNDPLPGRISARIGFTDKELPFGEKDTKSKVTLLEGDHIQFNISTDRRDKLERATNIDILPDTFNFTKETREMGVIAAIRDGFGFIKCVDRDARMFFHFSEVLEESQLHISDEVEFTVVPDMLSAQRNHAVRIKKLPKGTVSFHTQSEQRFVGVVEKEVVATTNKNASPTKSKEKEAEEGVIAYEDCGVKLTVAYHTKDLEGGGHPQVGDKVEFSINEVKRTGQQSAVSIRVLNRNASNAKRLHGFVATLKDNFGFIETANHDQEIFFHYSEMCGDLENLELGDTVEYTLSKGKGNKVSAEKVTKVAAVNGIGEDVGATVMMGKVIRPLRSVDPSQTEYQGLIEVTEEGGTKGQNYPFGIMGMANKADCLQKGELVKFQVCTVGQTGQKMACNVVPQRRAMVECVKDQFGFITYEVGESKKLFFHVKEVQDGLELQTGDEVEFSVVLNQRTGKCSACNVRRVSEGPKPVVTPRPDRLVNRLKSITLDDASAPRLVIVRQPRGPDNSKGFNVERKTRQPGVID; this is encoded by the exons ATGAGTTTTGACCCAGGCATGCTCCATAATAATGGGCACACTGCATATGCCAATGGAACAGGGCCTGGCATTAGAGAGACTGGTGTGGTGGAGAAGCTCCTGACTTCTTATGGATTCATCCAGTGCTCTGAACGTCAGGCTCGTCTCTTCTTCCACTGTTCCCAGTACAACGGCAACCTGCAGGAGCTTAAAATAGGAG ATGATGTAGAGTTTGAGGTATCCTCTGACAGGCGCACTGGCAAGCCCATAGCAGTGAAGCTGCTAAAGATAAAGCCAGAGGTGCTGCCAGAGGAGCGCATCTCGGGCCAGGTGGGGCCAGACCTGCACGCCTATCCCTTTACTGTGCTGCATGGTTATATTCATCCA GTTGTCTCAGCAATCCCAGTGCACTTGGATGGAAAGTCTGCTCCCGGCCAGGTGCCCACTGGCAGTGTCTGTTATGAAAGAAACGGG GAGGTGTTCTACCTTACCTACACTCCTGATGATGTGGAGGGTAATATCCACCTGGACACAGGCGACAAAGTCAGCTTTTACATGGAGACCAACAAGCA CACTGGTGCAGTCAGTGCTCGTAATATTCAACTTGTGAAGAAAAAGCAAATGAGGTGCCAGGGTGTGGTGTGTGCTACAAAG GAGGCTTTTGGATTCATTGAGAGGGCCGATGTGGTGAAAGAGATCTTCTTTCACTACAGTGAGTTCAAGGGTGATCTGGAGGCTCTGCAGGCTGGAGATGACGTTGATTTCACcatcaaagacagaaat GGTAAAGAAGTAGCCACAGACGTGAGGCTGCTCCCCCAAGGAACAGTCATCTTTGAGGATATCAGCATTGAGCAGTTTGAAGGCACTGTCGTCAAGGTCATTCCCAAGGTTCCCACCAAAAACCAG AATGACCCGCTACCAGGCCGTATCAGTGCCCGCATTGGTTTCACTGACAAGGAGCTGCCATTTGGCGAGAAGGACACAAAGTCCAAGGTGACCCTGTTGGAGGGAGATCACATACAGTTCAACATCTCCACTGACCGCAGAGACAAGCTGGAGAGGGCTACCAACATCGACATCCTCCCAGATACCTTTAACTTCACCAAGGAGACCCGTGAAATG GGGGTGATTGCAGCTATACGCGATGGTTTTGGCTTCATTAAGTGTGTGGATAGGGATGCCAGGATGTTCTTTCACTTCAGTGAAGTTCTAGAGGAGAGCCAACTGCACATCTCTGATGAAGTGGAATTCACTGTTGTGCCT GATATGCTGTCAGCTCAGAGGAACCATGCAGTGCGCATCAAGAAGTTGCCTAAAGGCACAGTGTCCTTCCATACCCAGTCTGAGCAGCGCTTTGTGGGTGTGGTAGAGAAAGAAGTTGTGGCAACCACCAACAAGAATGCCAGTCCCACCAAGAGCAAGGAGAAG GAAGCTGAGGAAGGAGTTATTGCATATGAAGACTGTGGAGTGAAGCTCACTGTGGCATATCATACTAAGGACCTGGAGGGAGGAGGTCACCCACAAGTTGGAGATAAG GTGGAGTTCTCCATCAATGAAGTGAAGCGAACTGGCCAGCAGAGTGCAGTCTCCATCAGGGTCCTCAACCGCAATGCCTCCAACGCCAAGAGACTGCATGGATTTGTTGCCACACTGAAGGACAACTTTGGCTTCATTGAGACAGCAAACCATGACCAGGAGATTTTCTTCCACTACAG TGAAATGTGTGGAGACTTGGAGAACTTGGAGCTGGGCGACACGGTGGAGTACACTCTCTCtaagggaaaaggaaacaaagtcAGCGCTGAAAAGGTTACCAAAGTGGCTGCAG TGAATGGCATCGGAGAGGATGTTGGTGCAACAGTGATGATGGGAAAAGTCATCCGTCCCTTACGCAGTGTGGACCCCTCCCAGACAGAATACCAAGGGCTTATTGAAGTCACAGAGGAAG GTGGAACTAAAGGGCAGAATTATCCCTTTGGAATCATGGGTATGGCAAACAAGGCAGACTGTCTGCAGAAAGGTGAACTTGTGAAGTTCCAGGTTTGCACAGTTGGCCAAACTGGACAGAAGATGGCCTGTAATGTGGTCCCTCAGCGCAGAGCCATGGTGGAGTGTGTCAAAGACCAG TTTGGCTTCATCACATATGAAGTTGGTGAGAGCAAGAAGCTGTTCTTTCATGTAAAAGAAGTACAAGATGGCCTTGAGCTCCAGACTGGGGATGAGGTGGAGTTCTCAGTTGTCCTCAATCAACGCACAGGAAAATGTAGTGCCTGCAACGTACGCAGAGTCAG TGAGGGGCCTAAACCAGTGGTGACTCCGCGTCCTGATCGTCTGGTGAACCGACTGAAGAGCATCACTCTTGACGACGCCAGTGCTCCTCGCCTGGTCATAGTAAGACAGCCCCGTGGTCCCGACAATTCAAAG GGCTTCAACGTGGAGCGCAAGACCCGCCAGCCTGGTGTCATCGACTGA